In Blautia sp. SC05B48, a single genomic region encodes these proteins:
- a CDS encoding class II aldolase/adducin family protein — protein MELSTLVKMSNTYGSNPAYVLAGGGNTSVKDDTTLYVKGSGTQLATIKAEEFVKMDRARLNEIMKTEYPADDVKRESAYLADVMAAVTDEDKTKRPSVEALLHNLFAYTYVLHVHPTLINGLTCGKGAKALCEELLGKDVLWIDICKPGYTLARICFEKMNAYKEETGKDVQILLLQNHGIFVAADTVEEIGVLFDGVIGKLEKQVKRTADVSDAVTPEKEQAAQKLSSLLGHAVEVVPAAEADNFVKDKTAAAPLLKPFTPDHIVYCGPYPLFVENIDEAKNAMDAFMTEHDKEPRLILVQGVGAFIMEDDKGKAAKAQLLVKDAIKLAVYAESFGGPLQMTDEITYFITHWEAEAYRSKK, from the coding sequence ATGGAGCTTTCAACTTTGGTAAAAATGTCAAACACTTACGGAAGCAATCCGGCTTATGTTCTGGCAGGAGGCGGTAATACTTCTGTAAAAGACGATACAACACTGTATGTAAAGGGATCCGGTACACAGCTTGCTACCATTAAGGCAGAGGAATTTGTCAAAATGGACAGAGCCCGTCTGAATGAGATCATGAAAACGGAATATCCGGCGGATGATGTGAAGCGTGAATCGGCATATCTTGCAGATGTAATGGCGGCAGTGACCGATGAGGATAAAACAAAACGTCCCAGCGTGGAAGCGCTGCTCCACAATCTGTTTGCCTATACGTATGTCCTGCATGTTCATCCGACACTTATCAATGGACTGACCTGCGGAAAGGGCGCAAAGGCTCTTTGCGAAGAGCTTCTTGGAAAAGATGTACTCTGGATCGATATCTGCAAACCGGGATACACACTTGCCCGCATCTGCTTCGAGAAAATGAATGCCTATAAAGAAGAAACAGGAAAAGACGTGCAGATCCTTCTGCTTCAGAATCACGGAATTTTTGTTGCGGCTGATACTGTAGAGGAGATTGGCGTTTTATTCGATGGTGTGATCGGAAAGCTGGAAAAGCAGGTAAAGAGAACTGCGGATGTAAGTGATGCAGTTACACCTGAAAAAGAGCAGGCAGCACAGAAGCTTTCCAGTCTGCTTGGACATGCGGTGGAAGTCGTACCGGCTGCGGAGGCTGATAATTTTGTAAAAGACAAAACTGCTGCAGCACCTCTTCTGAAGCCGTTTACTCCAGATCATATTGTATATTGCGGACCTTATCCGTTATTTGTAGAAAATATTGATGAGGCGAAAAATGCGATGGATGCATTTATGACAGAGCATGATAAAGAGCCAAGACTGATCCTGGTACAGGGCGTTGGCGCATTTATCATGGAAGATGACAAAGGAAAGGCAGCAAAGGCACAGCTTCTGGTAAAGGATGCGATCAAGCTTGCAGTGTATGCGGAGAGCTTTGGCGGCCCGCTGCAGATGACCGATGAGATCACATATTTTATCACACACTGGGAAGCAGAAGCATACCGCAGTAAGAAATAA
- a CDS encoding S8 family peptidase, with protein MLRKEDFEPNMKTEDKIPGAQTENPAQSQRFGDFIVKYMQDVQDTMELFPGTSFQAINEIFGVLYVPLESMGEIEVTGISYNSIPKCYTYMDMEAAGESGINRLHDHPYLKLRGKGTAVAVIDSGIDYQNEVFRNAGGSRIAYLWDQSIEDEEQNQSGRESEAENGDADNLPEDGDDITDTEVPYGKLFRKKDIDRALDSEDPFAIVPSRDTNGHGTALAGIAAGNMVPGENFTGAAPEATLIIIKVKPAKQYLRNFYLYPPEAEAFQENDVMMAIAFAITQAKKLKMPLSICLGIGSSQGAHLGTNALSQYVDYVANFSQVSVSVAAGNEGNTRNHSAGFFSQGREQIVTELRVAEGEQGFTMEFWGEPPEIYGLSIQSPTGEILEISSSIGFRTQELSFVFVETKVYVNYILIERQTGYSLVYIRFFHPASGIWKIFTKARNQQNVKFHMWLPVEGLISQDTYFLEPSPYTTVTAPGDARNSITATAYQHRDGSIYIAAGRGYTPDGMITPHLAAPGVNVKVPLVRGGFGTRSGTSISAAQTAGIAALLFEWAIIRNNQPFFTGSSVKYYLQRGARREENMQYPNPEWGYGRVDLYHTFELLT; from the coding sequence ATGCTCAGAAAAGAAGATTTTGAACCAAATATGAAAACAGAGGATAAGATCCCCGGAGCGCAGACGGAAAATCCGGCACAGAGTCAGCGCTTCGGGGATTTTATCGTGAAATATATGCAGGATGTCCAGGATACTATGGAACTTTTTCCGGGGACATCTTTTCAGGCAATCAATGAAATTTTCGGTGTTCTTTATGTTCCGCTGGAAAGTATGGGAGAGATCGAGGTTACGGGAATCTCCTATAATTCAATCCCGAAATGCTATACCTACATGGATATGGAGGCAGCAGGGGAATCAGGGATCAACAGGCTGCACGATCACCCCTATCTGAAGCTGCGTGGAAAAGGTACTGCGGTGGCGGTAATCGATTCGGGGATTGATTATCAGAATGAAGTGTTTCGAAATGCAGGCGGCTCCAGAATCGCTTATTTATGGGATCAGTCAATAGAAGATGAAGAACAAAATCAGTCTGGGCGGGAATCGGAAGCTGAAAATGGAGATGCAGATAATTTGCCGGAAGATGGGGATGATATAACAGATACAGAAGTTCCATATGGCAAATTATTCCGGAAAAAGGATATTGACCGGGCACTGGATTCCGAGGATCCGTTTGCCATCGTGCCATCCAGAGATACCAACGGCCATGGCACGGCACTGGCAGGTATTGCTGCCGGAAATATGGTACCCGGAGAAAATTTTACCGGAGCAGCACCGGAGGCAACCCTGATCATCATCAAGGTAAAGCCGGCAAAACAATATCTCCGGAATTTTTATCTTTATCCTCCGGAGGCAGAAGCTTTTCAGGAAAATGATGTGATGATGGCCATTGCTTTTGCGATTACCCAGGCCAAAAAGCTGAAGATGCCACTTTCTATCTGTCTGGGAATCGGAAGCAGCCAGGGCGCACATCTGGGGACCAATGCGTTAAGCCAGTATGTGGACTATGTGGCAAATTTTTCCCAAGTATCCGTATCTGTGGCAGCAGGAAACGAAGGAAATACCAGAAACCACAGTGCAGGCTTTTTTTCTCAGGGAAGGGAGCAGATCGTGACGGAGCTTCGTGTGGCGGAAGGAGAGCAGGGCTTTACAATGGAATTCTGGGGTGAGCCGCCGGAAATCTACGGGCTTTCCATTCAGTCACCTACAGGAGAGATACTGGAGATAAGCAGCTCCATCGGTTTCAGGACTCAGGAGCTGTCATTTGTTTTTGTGGAAACAAAGGTGTATGTGAATTATATCCTGATCGAGCGTCAGACCGGATATTCGCTGGTGTATATTCGATTTTTCCATCCGGCGTCCGGTATCTGGAAAATTTTTACCAAGGCAAGAAATCAGCAGAACGTAAAGTTCCATATGTGGCTTCCTGTGGAAGGGCTGATCTCCCAGGATACTTATTTTCTGGAACCATCCCCCTATACTACGGTGACAGCGCCGGGAGACGCCAGGAACAGCATCACGGCAACCGCCTACCAGCACCGTGACGGAAGCATCTACATTGCAGCAGGCAGAGGCTATACGCCAGATGGCATGATAACTCCACATCTTGCAGCTCCTGGCGTTAACGTAAAAGTGCCGCTGGTACGAGGCGGATTTGGAACCCGCTCCGGAACCAGTATATCCGCTGCACAGACCGCCGGCATCGCGGCACTTCTGTTTGAATGGGCGATCATACGGAATAATCAGCCGTTTTTTACCGGGAGCAGCGTGAAATATTATCTGCAGAGAGGCGCAAGAAGAGAAGAAAACATGCAGTACCCAAACCCGGAGTGGGGGTATGGGAGGGTGGATCTGTATCATACCTTTGAGTTGCTGACGTGA
- a CDS encoding prolipoprotein diacylglyceryl transferase — translation MKNELLTIGPFTVYGYGLMIAIGIVAGCLTAEYRAGKQKLDSEQIFPMILWCLVGGFFCAKLLFWITEWKSIVQDPGFIMETLSSGFVVFGGIIGGILTGLLYCRIRKLVFFKYADVILPSVALAQGFGRIGCFLAGCCYGKETESIFSVIFQNSEYAPNHVALIPTQLYSSGLDFLHFLLLLLIARNKKEDGQVTACYLIFYSIGRFVIEFFRGDIIRGSVGILSTSQFISIFTGIAGIVLLILIRKKRDSKSCV, via the coding sequence ATGAAAAATGAACTTCTTACCATCGGGCCCTTTACGGTATATGGTTATGGTCTGATGATCGCCATTGGAATTGTGGCAGGCTGCCTGACTGCAGAATACAGAGCCGGAAAACAGAAGCTTGACAGTGAACAGATCTTTCCAATGATCCTGTGGTGCCTGGTAGGGGGATTTTTCTGTGCAAAGCTTCTCTTCTGGATCACAGAGTGGAAATCAATTGTTCAGGATCCGGGATTTATAATGGAAACTTTAAGCTCTGGTTTTGTGGTGTTTGGCGGTATCATCGGCGGGATACTGACGGGGCTTTTGTACTGCAGGATCAGAAAGTTAGTATTTTTTAAATATGCAGATGTGATCCTGCCATCTGTGGCATTGGCCCAGGGATTTGGACGGATCGGATGTTTCCTGGCGGGCTGCTGTTATGGAAAAGAGACAGAGAGTATTTTTTCTGTGATATTTCAGAATTCTGAATATGCGCCCAATCACGTGGCGCTGATCCCGACGCAGTTGTATTCCAGCGGACTGGATTTTCTGCATTTTCTTCTGTTGTTGCTGATCGCACGGAACAAAAAAGAAGATGGTCAGGTCACTGCCTGTTATCTGATCTTTTATAGCATTGGACGGTTTGTGATCGAGTTTTTCCGTGGGGATATTATCCGTGGAAGTGTGGGGATTTTGTCGACGTCTCAGTTTATCAGTATTTTTACCGGGATTGCGGGAATCGTGCTGCTGATATTGATCAGGAAAAAAAGAGACAGCAAGAGCTGCGTTTAA
- a CDS encoding arginase family protein has product MKNTDKNIKILMMDFSGIYEDQQFWRGKEVSRVEARDIPGTNCYCDEDAMNTIRSRIAPYSSGGIHFIDSGNYHYMTRIWLEKISEPFSLLVFDNHTDMQPPAFGGLLSCGGWIYDSVMELPLLKRVILIGPDEEAFSRVESEIQEKVEFLSREKLLEMEEAQVCAFVSEHVGKLPLYISVDKDVLCKDDADTNWSQGDMRLNTLLECLKRVREICAEGIRGVDICGECDVAESGNSALNDRANAALLECFLSAYGSEDHDGNKNKITGGN; this is encoded by the coding sequence ATGAAAAATACAGATAAAAATATAAAGATACTGATGATGGATTTTTCCGGAATATATGAGGATCAGCAGTTCTGGAGGGGAAAAGAAGTATCCCGGGTGGAGGCCAGGGACATTCCCGGAACCAACTGCTACTGCGATGAGGATGCGATGAATACCATTCGCAGCCGTATTGCCCCTTATTCTTCCGGAGGGATCCATTTTATTGATTCCGGAAACTATCACTATATGACAAGGATCTGGCTGGAAAAGATATCGGAGCCTTTCTCGCTTCTTGTATTTGACAATCACACGGATATGCAGCCGCCAGCATTCGGAGGTCTGCTTTCCTGCGGAGGATGGATCTATGATTCTGTTATGGAACTTCCATTGCTTAAAAGGGTGATCCTGATCGGCCCGGATGAGGAGGCTTTTTCCAGAGTGGAATCGGAGATTCAGGAAAAGGTGGAGTTCTTGAGCAGAGAGAAGCTTCTGGAAATGGAAGAAGCGCAAGTGTGTGCGTTTGTAAGCGAGCATGTGGGAAAGCTGCCGCTGTACATTTCTGTGGATAAAGATGTTCTCTGCAAGGATGATGCGGACACGAACTGGAGCCAGGGAGACATGCGCCTGAATACGCTGCTGGAATGCCTGAAGAGGGTCAGAGAAATATGTGCAGAGGGAATCCGGGGCGTGGATATCTGTGGTGAATGTGATGTGGCAGAATCTGGAAACAGCGCCTTGAATGACCGGGCCAATGCTGCTTTGCTGGAGTGTTTTCTGTCCGCATACGGGAGCGAAGATCATGACGGAAATAAGAATAAGATAACAGGAGGAAACTGA
- a CDS encoding DUF308 domain-containing protein, whose product MGEKINNILKGEIISSVFYILLGLCLILIPTQTVDVICKVVFGLILIGVGIYHIYIYIRGKAKATIMDLLSGVVVFVLGVFLFMTPSIVIKLLPWMLSAFVLVDSLWKFKGAFLLKKGGNGAWSVLLIGSLVFIVLGIVMLFGRFPKIMTLLIFSGWVLVCDGAADIVFYIIMKLGLRKIAKKAETEKEDSGADSSDAVNETADMDVPNDTKTQDENAPGEQQSGNETEYPTDTDGYSADRKETEESTEPEEEQKQENSCWEKEPEDVEMKLWDVGKDQAETGSLKNLLDGSDEDLEEWKD is encoded by the coding sequence ATGGGTGAAAAAATTAATAACATTCTAAAGGGTGAGATCATCTCCTCAGTATTTTATATACTGCTTGGACTTTGCCTGATCCTGATCCCCACGCAGACGGTGGATGTGATCTGCAAAGTAGTATTCGGGCTGATCCTCATCGGAGTTGGCATTTATCATATTTATATTTACATACGTGGAAAAGCGAAAGCTACGATCATGGATCTTCTAAGTGGTGTGGTTGTTTTTGTACTGGGTGTGTTTCTTTTTATGACACCTTCCATCGTGATCAAATTGCTTCCATGGATGCTCAGCGCATTTGTACTGGTTGACAGTCTGTGGAAGTTTAAAGGAGCTTTCCTTCTGAAAAAAGGAGGAAACGGCGCATGGAGCGTGCTTTTGATCGGAAGTCTTGTTTTCATTGTACTTGGAATCGTGATGCTGTTTGGAAGATTTCCGAAGATCATGACTCTGCTGATCTTTTCCGGCTGGGTGCTGGTGTGTGACGGAGCTGCGGATATCGTATTCTATATTATTATGAAGCTGGGGCTTCGTAAGATTGCAAAAAAAGCAGAGACAGAGAAGGAAGATTCTGGTGCAGACAGTTCAGATGCTGTAAATGAAACGGCAGATATGGATGTGCCAAATGATACAAAAACCCAGGATGAAAATGCGCCAGGTGAGCAGCAGAGCGGGAATGAAACAGAATATCCAACAGACACAGACGGATATTCTGCGGACAGAAAAGAGACAGAAGAATCGACAGAACCGGAAGAAGAGCAAAAGCAGGAGAATTCCTGCTGGGAAAAAGAACCGGAGGATGTGGAGATGAAGCTCTGGGATGTAGGCAAAGACCAGGCGGAAACCGGCAGCCTGAAGAACCTTCTGGATGGTTCCGATGAAGACCTGGAAGAGTGGAAGGACTGA
- a CDS encoding small, acid-soluble spore protein, alpha/beta type, which yields MNREKEVKAYLEGKLSQAEKLKYEIADEMGVLDKVIKDGWKSLSAKETGRIGGLMTKKKKHKK from the coding sequence ATGAACAGGGAGAAAGAAGTAAAGGCATATCTTGAGGGAAAGCTTTCCCAGGCGGAAAAACTGAAATACGAGATTGCCGATGAGATGGGAGTTCTGGATAAAGTGATCAAAGACGGGTGGAAAAGCCTTTCTGCAAAAGAAACCGGACGGATCGGTGGTCTTATGACAAAAAAGAAGAAACATAAAAAGTAA
- a CDS encoding PspC domain-containing protein yields the protein MSNKKLYKSSVNRMLCGVCGGIAEYFDIDPTLVRLVWVIITLMGGAGILAYIIAAIIIPD from the coding sequence ATGAGCAACAAAAAACTTTACAAATCATCAGTAAACCGTATGTTATGTGGTGTCTGTGGCGGAATTGCAGAATACTTTGATATCGATCCGACTCTTGTCAGGCTGGTGTGGGTGATCATTACGCTGATGGGCGGAGCCGGAATCCTGGCGTATATCATTGCAGCGATCATTATCCCGGATTAA
- a CDS encoding DUF4097 family beta strand repeat-containing protein, producing the protein MKRFLKVILILAAVFGVAGLGLTAGGAAMGATMGDVSVLDHGITQVLRILDHEDSWEVEDSEEDMDEQEDDFQADAERAVTEKGILADSADSSAYTKVYEASAVSDLSCNLRYEELVLKTWNEDKVQVKVSGKDHNRVQISNDNGSLRIASDQKVRNRSVEIFCPENLSFQKIKLQMGAGTIELDGDFKAEQMEVNVGAGTIENSGSLDIKEADFTVGVGTADISEIQVEKLNGSCGMGNMELTLTGKAADYNYELKCGLGNLEVDDSLETSITSGNKQITNEGAAKNIKLDCGMGNVQVEFEED; encoded by the coding sequence ATGAAACGTTTTCTGAAGGTAATCCTGATCCTTGCAGCAGTATTCGGTGTGGCAGGCCTGGGACTTACTGCCGGCGGAGCTGCCATGGGAGCGACTATGGGAGATGTGAGTGTGCTGGATCATGGAATCACGCAGGTGCTTCGTATTCTGGATCATGAAGACAGCTGGGAAGTGGAAGACTCCGAAGAAGATATGGATGAGCAGGAGGATGATTTTCAGGCAGATGCAGAGAGAGCGGTAACTGAGAAAGGCATTCTGGCAGACAGTGCAGACAGTTCCGCATATACGAAAGTATATGAGGCTTCGGCTGTGTCAGACCTTTCCTGCAATCTGAGATATGAAGAACTGGTTTTGAAAACATGGAATGAGGATAAAGTCCAGGTGAAAGTTTCAGGGAAGGATCACAATCGCGTTCAGATCAGCAATGACAACGGCAGTCTGAGAATTGCAAGTGATCAAAAAGTGAGAAACCGTTCCGTGGAAATTTTTTGCCCGGAAAACTTAAGCTTTCAGAAGATAAAACTTCAGATGGGAGCCGGAACCATCGAACTGGATGGTGATTTTAAAGCGGAGCAGATGGAAGTAAATGTGGGAGCCGGAACCATTGAAAATTCCGGCAGCCTGGATATAAAGGAAGCAGATTTTACAGTCGGAGTGGGAACTGCCGACATCAGTGAAATTCAGGTGGAAAAATTAAATGGCAGCTGTGGCATGGGAAATATGGAGCTTACACTTACAGGAAAAGCAGCTGATTATAATTATGAGCTGAAATGTGGTCTTGGAAATCTGGAGGTGGATGATTCTCTGGAAACATCCATCACTTCCGGAAATAAACAGATCACAAATGAAGGTGCTGCGAAAAATATAAAACTGGATTGCGGAATGGGAAACGTTCAGGTTGAATTTGAAGAAGATTAA
- a CDS encoding DUF1700 domain-containing protein codes for MNRKQFMEQLERLLSDISEAERQEALEYYEGYFDDAGPENEGEVIRELGNPGKVAAIIKADLQENSEDYGEYTENGYQDTRVKENGEMPDHYTEVTVYGNGQGGSHRDTGSKENFEDRRKRRAQRGYHAEKKQNKAGIILALIVLVFAAPLIKGLFGGVLGILVTLALLPFLLTFFAGVGSIILVIGAAACIVVGIAMAVSLPPAGILTIGIGCLMMALGLLLLLLTVWFTGKILPAILRKFTGFCSNLLNGRKAGKV; via the coding sequence ATGAACAGAAAGCAGTTTATGGAACAGCTTGAACGGCTGCTTTCCGATATTTCAGAGGCAGAGAGACAGGAAGCACTGGAATATTATGAGGGATATTTTGATGATGCAGGTCCTGAGAATGAAGGAGAAGTGATCCGGGAACTGGGAAATCCGGGGAAGGTTGCTGCGATCATTAAGGCAGATCTTCAGGAGAACAGTGAAGATTACGGGGAATACACAGAGAACGGATATCAGGATACCCGTGTGAAAGAGAACGGGGAAATGCCGGACCATTATACAGAAGTAACCGTATACGGAAATGGACAGGGAGGGTCCCATCGTGATACGGGAAGCAAAGAAAATTTTGAAGACCGCAGGAAAAGACGTGCCCAGCGCGGCTATCACGCAGAGAAAAAGCAGAATAAGGCAGGGATCATTCTTGCGCTTATCGTTCTTGTTTTTGCGGCTCCTCTGATAAAAGGATTATTTGGCGGAGTACTGGGGATTTTGGTGACACTGGCATTGTTGCCTTTCCTGCTGACATTTTTTGCAGGAGTGGGATCGATCATCCTTGTGATCGGTGCAGCTGCGTGTATTGTTGTTGGAATTGCCATGGCGGTGTCTCTTCCGCCGGCCGGGATCCTGACTATCGGTATCGGATGCCTGATGATGGCACTTGGACTTTTGCTACTGTTACTGACGGTGTGGTTTACAGGTAAGATACTGCCGGCGATTCTGAGGAAATTTACGGGATTCTGCAGCAATCTCCTGAATGGAAGAAAGGCGGGAAAAGTATGA
- a CDS encoding PadR family transcriptional regulator: MVFNTGAALLDAIVLAVISREKDGTYGYKITQDVRSVLEVSESTLYPVLRRLQKDECLEAYNMEYAGRNRKYYKLTDKGAAQLNLYRSEWEIYSSKITRMFEEGV, translated from the coding sequence ATGGTATTTAATACAGGAGCAGCCCTGCTGGATGCGATCGTCTTGGCTGTTATTTCCAGAGAGAAGGACGGTACCTACGGGTACAAGATCACCCAGGATGTGCGAAGTGTTCTGGAGGTTTCAGAATCTACGCTGTATCCGGTCCTTCGCAGGCTTCAGAAGGATGAATGTCTGGAAGCCTACAATATGGAATATGCAGGAAGAAACCGGAAATATTATAAGCTGACAGATAAGGGCGCAGCGCAGCTGAATCTTTACAGAAGTGAATGGGAGATCTATTCATCTAAGATCACCAGGATGTTTGAGGAGGGAGTTTGA
- a CDS encoding RsmF rRNA methyltransferase first C-terminal domain-containing protein — MTDSDKIQTLPLPFLKRMKEMLGDDYDAFLKSYKNPRTYGLRVNTAKLSCQDFQTLSPFPIRPIPWINTGYFYEEESRPARCPYYQAGLYYLQEPSAMTPASRLPIEPGDFVLDLCAAPGGKATALGAALNDTGFLLANDISTSRARALLRNLELFGMKNMLVTDEKPAKLAQRFPAFFNKILLDAPCSGEGMFRKEEALARDWTPEKSAELSDIQKDLVLKAADMLRPGGMLLYSTCTFSPCEDEEVAAYLLRQRPDMELMEMPGYEGFSGGRPEYAGTADTSDSEIALNLNAFNPEELQKCVRIFPHKMDGEGHFLALFRKKGDSLPPVFRFSAKGPDKNTRKWLEEFFSEIGLKTIGGQEFDWNRVEVRKDKVYYQLPFPLDLRGISFLRNGLYLGDLKKNRFEPSQPLALALHKGDVEAVISLPVSDERLTRYLKGETLMIEPEEAAHKKGWHLLCVDGYPLGFGKLVNGILKNKYPAGWRV; from the coding sequence ATGACAGATTCAGATAAAATACAGACATTACCGCTTCCTTTTCTGAAGCGTATGAAAGAAATGCTGGGAGATGATTATGATGCTTTCCTGAAAAGCTACAAAAATCCCCGCACTTACGGTCTACGTGTAAACACCGCCAAGCTCTCCTGCCAGGACTTTCAGACGCTTTCCCCTTTCCCCATCCGGCCGATCCCGTGGATCAATACAGGATACTTCTACGAGGAGGAAAGCCGCCCTGCACGATGTCCTTACTACCAGGCAGGTCTTTATTATCTTCAGGAACCAAGTGCCATGACACCAGCTTCCAGGCTTCCCATCGAACCTGGAGATTTTGTCCTGGATCTCTGTGCAGCTCCCGGAGGAAAAGCCACTGCCCTGGGTGCAGCCTTAAATGACACCGGATTTCTCCTTGCCAACGATATCAGTACTTCCAGAGCCAGAGCCCTTCTCAGAAATCTGGAGCTTTTTGGTATGAAAAATATGCTCGTCACCGACGAAAAGCCCGCCAAACTTGCCCAGCGTTTTCCCGCTTTCTTCAATAAGATCCTTCTGGACGCTCCATGCTCCGGGGAAGGCATGTTCCGAAAAGAAGAAGCCCTTGCCCGCGACTGGACACCGGAAAAATCCGCAGAGCTTTCTGATATCCAGAAAGACCTGGTCTTAAAAGCTGCCGATATGCTCCGTCCGGGCGGAATGCTGCTTTATTCCACCTGCACTTTTTCCCCATGTGAAGACGAAGAAGTGGCAGCCTATCTTCTCAGACAACGCCCGGATATGGAACTTATGGAAATGCCAGGATATGAAGGCTTCTCCGGCGGCCGCCCGGAATATGCCGGCACAGCAGACACTTCCGATTCCGAAATCGCATTAAACTTAAATGCATTTAATCCGGAAGAACTTCAAAAATGCGTCCGAATCTTTCCACACAAAATGGATGGTGAAGGCCATTTTCTCGCCCTGTTCCGCAAAAAAGGCGACTCTCTTCCACCTGTTTTCCGCTTTTCCGCAAAAGGGCCGGACAAAAACACCCGGAAATGGCTGGAGGAATTTTTCTCTGAGATCGGCCTGAAAACCATCGGCGGTCAGGAATTTGACTGGAACCGTGTGGAAGTCCGCAAAGATAAAGTATACTATCAGCTGCCCTTCCCGCTGGATCTCCGAGGAATCTCCTTTCTTCGAAACGGCCTCTATCTGGGTGATCTGAAGAAAAACCGTTTTGAGCCGTCTCAGCCTCTGGCGCTGGCTCTTCACAAAGGAGATGTGGAAGCAGTTATCTCCCTGCCGGTTTCCGACGAGCGGCTTACCCGTTATCTGAAAGGCGAAACTCTTATGATCGAGCCGGAAGAGGCCGCACACAAAAAAGGCTGGCATCTTCTCTGCGTGGACGGTTATCCTCTCGGCTTCGGAAAGCTTGTAAACGGGATCCTGAAAAACAAATATCCTGCAGGCTGGAGAGTATAA